In the Ketobacter sp. MCCC 1A13808 genome, one interval contains:
- a CDS encoding DoxX family protein: MKKYGWGISVLFALFMLAASVAPKLLGAEVALDPLIEIGWPTKYVFLIGFIELLCTILFLVPRTSLLGCILMTGLFGGAIASHLRAESPLFSHTLFSVYLGIFMWLALRLRDESVRRLFPLKIK, encoded by the coding sequence ATGAAAAAGTATGGTTGGGGAATTTCAGTTCTTTTCGCGTTATTTATGCTAGCAGCTTCCGTAGCACCCAAGTTATTGGGAGCCGAGGTAGCGCTTGACCCACTTATAGAAATTGGCTGGCCGACAAAATATGTATTTTTAATAGGCTTTATTGAGCTATTGTGCACTATATTGTTTTTGGTTCCGCGAACATCGTTGTTAGGCTGCATCTTAATGACAGGGCTATTTGGTGGGGCCATAGCCAGTCATTTACGTGCGGAGAGCCCGTTATTTTCCCATACATTGTTTAGTGTATATCTTGGTATATTTATGTGGCTGGCTCTGAGGTTAAGGGATGAAAGTGTCAGAAGGTTATTCCCTCTAAAAATAAAATAA